In Marasmius oreades isolate 03SP1 chromosome 1, whole genome shotgun sequence, one DNA window encodes the following:
- a CDS encoding uncharacterized protein (CAZy:GH16), whose translation MVSVNRGQQSSLSPTASPSEQDNSLYNMVLGSPNYSSASESSAPSPSHQQQPELPSSSPLVLYRLRSEGDTLEPRNAATFSPGDSTPVAPQENGLPHAALFSRKSSSSSVTVASYPNAPRVFIPYEYDPSLDNQKADDDEDFLHDPKASQDLEKSVPRSSSVLSWRGFKNIGLLVILVLGLLSLFLIYPIVKHFQDAARNKGIANNNNNAANVTGQNPRFNKLDHLIDPDTPEEATTRMGFDGERYQLVFSDEFNQPGRTFYPGDDPYFEAMDMWYGVTQDLEWYDPQQVTTRDGALVITMDSTNTTQPGKTPGSTAPFKTEDNYGLGFRSGMLQTWNKFCFTSGYIEVSLILPGPNSGQNGYWPGAWTMGNLGRPGYRATTDAMWPYSYDECDLGTFPNQTEKGTTGLLLKDNAWPQFDSKLSVLNGQRLSACTCPNSDHPGPFGKFDQSDTNPRYRGRGVPEIDILEVQKDDQSPGNVASQSAQFAPFSRDYQVDMSGYTIFDQSRTHPNGWNGSPLQQAVSGLTRVPDDGFQGAPNRRFVTYGFEYWADPSNRDNGFITWQVDGKQSVKMVPKAVGPDTGNGGSGVGQRLVPEEPMSIVLNLGISNNWAPPQFETLTFPAEMLFDYVRVYQREGKTNVGCSPKDFPTADYINRHMDQYTNINKTVWEYEKPRNRLYDGPC comes from the exons ATGGTAAGTGTGAATCGTGGCCAGCAATCTTCCTTGTCACCCACAGCGTCGCCCTCAGAGCAGGATAACTCTCTTTATAACATGGTTCTGGGTAGCCCCAATTACTCATCAGCTTCAGAAAGCTCCGCTCCTTCGCCTTCTCATCAACAACAACCGGAACTTCCATCTTCATCACCCTTGGTCCTATATCGTCTTAGGTCGGAAGGCGACACCCTCGAACCACGAAATGCTGCAACTTTCAGTCCTGGAGACTCCACACCAGTTGCCCCGCAGGAAAACGGACTCCCACACGCTGCCCTGTTTTCCAGGAAatcttcctcgtcatcaGTAACCGTTGCCTCCTATCCGAACGCCCCACGAGTCTTCATTCCGTACGAATACGATCCCTCCTTAGATAACCAGAAAGCcgacgatgacgaagacTTCCTCCATGATCCAAAGGCGTCTCAGGATTTGGAAAAGAGTGTTCCGAGATCCTCCTCCGTTTTAAGTTGGAGAGGGTTCAAGAACATAGGTCTCCTCGTTATCCTCGTTCTGGGTCTACTTTCGCTTTTCTTGATTTATCCGATCGTCAAGCACTTTCAGGATGCTGCACGAAATAAGGGAATTgcgaataataataataatgc CGCGAACGTGACTGGACAAAACCCTCGGTTCAACAAACTCGACCATCTTATCGATCCGGATACCCCAGAGGAAGCTACGACTCGCATGGGTTTCGATGGCGAACGGTATCAACTCGTCTTTTCAGACGAATTCAACCAACCCGGGCGAACCTTCTATCCTGGAGACGACCCGTATTTTGAAGCTATGGATATGTGGTATGGTGTTACGCAAGATCTAGAGTGGTATGATCCGCAACAGGTGACGACAAGGGATGGCGCGTTGGTTATCACGATGGATTCTACAAATACCACGCAACCCGGAAAGACGCCTGGATCTACAGCTCCCTTCAAGACTGAAGACAATTATGGTTTGGGTTTTCGGAGCGGAATGTTACAGACCTGGAACAAGTTTTGCTTCACCA GTGGATACATTGAGGTTTCCCTCATTCTGCCGGGACCGAATAGCGGGCAAAACGGGTATTGGCCTGGCGCCTGGACCATGGGGAACCTCGGAAGGCCTGGTTACAGAGCTACAACTGACGCCATGTGGCCCTACTC GTACGACGAATGCGACCTTGGCACCTTCCCCAACCAAACTGAGAAAGGAACAACAGGACTTCTCCTCAAAGACAACGCTTGGCCGCAGTTCGACAGTAAATTGAGCGTTTTGAATGGCCAGAGACTCAG CGCTTGCACTTGCCCGAACTCGGACCATCCAGGACCATTTGGGAAGTTCGATCAGAGTGATACAAATCCGAGGtaccgaggaagaggagtacCCGAAATCGACATCCTTGAAGTACAGAAAGATGACCAGAGTCCAGGGAATGTGGCCAGTCAAAGTGCGCAGTTTGCGCCGTTTAGCCGTGATTACCAGGTCGACATG TCGGGATACACGATTTTTGACCAGTCCAGAACTCACCCGAACGGGTGGAACGGTTCACCACTTCAACAAGCTGTATCTGGTCTTACCAGGGTTCCGGACGATGGATTCCAGGGTGCTCCGAATCGAAGATTTGTTACGTATG GCTTCGAATATTGGGCGGACCCGAGCAATCGCGACAACGGATTCATAACTTGGCAGGTGGATGGGAAACAATCCGTGAAGATGGTACCCAAGGCCGTTGGCCCTGATACAGGCAATGGTGGAAGCGGCGTCGGGCAACGATTAGTTCCTGAGGAGCCGATGTCAATTGTGCTTAACCTCGGGATAAGCA ATAACTGGGCACCACCTCAATTTGAGACTCTCACGTTCCCAGCAGAGATGTTGTTCGACTATGTCCGGGTTTATcagagagaagggaagacCAACGTCGGCTGTAGTCCTAAAGACTTCCCAACTGCGGATTATATCAACCGACATATGGATCAGTATACCA ATATCAACAAAACGGTCTGGGAATACGAAAAACCGCGAAATCGATTG
- a CDS encoding uncharacterized protein (CAZy:GH16) encodes MVLGSPNYSSASESSAPSPSHQQQPELPSSSPLVLYRLRSEGDTLEPRNAATFSPGDSTPVAPQENGLPHAALFSRKSSSSSVTVASYPNAPRVFIPYEYDPSLDNQKADDDEDFLHDPKASQDLEKSVPRSSSVLSWRGFKNIGLLVILVLGLLSLFLIYPIVKHFQDAARNKGIANNNNNAANVTGQNPRFNKLDHLIDPDTPEEATTRMGFDGERYQLVFSDEFNQPGRTFYPGDDPYFEAMDMWYGVTQDLEWYDPQQVTTRDGALVITMDSTNTTQPGKTPGSTAPFKTEDNYGLGFRSGMLQTWNKFCFTSGYIEVSLILPGPNSGQNGYWPGAWTMGNLGRPGYRATTDAMWPYSYDECDLGTFPNQTEKGTTGLLLKDNAWPQFDSKLSVLNGQRLSACTCPNSDHPGPFGKFDQSDTNPRYRGRGVPEIDILEVQKDDQSPGNVASQSAQFAPFSRDYQVDMSGYTIFDQSRTHPNGWNGSPLQQAVSGLTRVPDDGFQGAPNRRFVTYGFEYWADPSNRDNGFITWQVDGKQSVKMVPKAVGPDTGNGGSGVGQRLVPEEPMSIVLNLGISNNWAPPQFETLTFPAEMLFDYVRVYQREGKTNVGCSPKDFPTADYINRHMDQYTNINKTVWEYEKPRNRLYDGPC; translated from the exons ATGGTTCTGGGTAGCCCCAATTACTCATCAGCTTCAGAAAGCTCCGCTCCTTCGCCTTCTCATCAACAACAACCGGAACTTCCATCTTCATCACCCTTGGTCCTATATCGTCTTAGGTCGGAAGGCGACACCCTCGAACCACGAAATGCTGCAACTTTCAGTCCTGGAGACTCCACACCAGTTGCCCCGCAGGAAAACGGACTCCCACACGCTGCCCTGTTTTCCAGGAAatcttcctcgtcatcaGTAACCGTTGCCTCCTATCCGAACGCCCCACGAGTCTTCATTCCGTACGAATACGATCCCTCCTTAGATAACCAGAAAGCcgacgatgacgaagacTTCCTCCATGATCCAAAGGCGTCTCAGGATTTGGAAAAGAGTGTTCCGAGATCCTCCTCCGTTTTAAGTTGGAGAGGGTTCAAGAACATAGGTCTCCTCGTTATCCTCGTTCTGGGTCTACTTTCGCTTTTCTTGATTTATCCGATCGTCAAGCACTTTCAGGATGCTGCACGAAATAAGGGAATTgcgaataataataataatgc CGCGAACGTGACTGGACAAAACCCTCGGTTCAACAAACTCGACCATCTTATCGATCCGGATACCCCAGAGGAAGCTACGACTCGCATGGGTTTCGATGGCGAACGGTATCAACTCGTCTTTTCAGACGAATTCAACCAACCCGGGCGAACCTTCTATCCTGGAGACGACCCGTATTTTGAAGCTATGGATATGTGGTATGGTGTTACGCAAGATCTAGAGTGGTATGATCCGCAACAGGTGACGACAAGGGATGGCGCGTTGGTTATCACGATGGATTCTACAAATACCACGCAACCCGGAAAGACGCCTGGATCTACAGCTCCCTTCAAGACTGAAGACAATTATGGTTTGGGTTTTCGGAGCGGAATGTTACAGACCTGGAACAAGTTTTGCTTCACCA GTGGATACATTGAGGTTTCCCTCATTCTGCCGGGACCGAATAGCGGGCAAAACGGGTATTGGCCTGGCGCCTGGACCATGGGGAACCTCGGAAGGCCTGGTTACAGAGCTACAACTGACGCCATGTGGCCCTACTC GTACGACGAATGCGACCTTGGCACCTTCCCCAACCAAACTGAGAAAGGAACAACAGGACTTCTCCTCAAAGACAACGCTTGGCCGCAGTTCGACAGTAAATTGAGCGTTTTGAATGGCCAGAGACTCAG CGCTTGCACTTGCCCGAACTCGGACCATCCAGGACCATTTGGGAAGTTCGATCAGAGTGATACAAATCCGAGGtaccgaggaagaggagtacCCGAAATCGACATCCTTGAAGTACAGAAAGATGACCAGAGTCCAGGGAATGTGGCCAGTCAAAGTGCGCAGTTTGCGCCGTTTAGCCGTGATTACCAGGTCGACATG TCGGGATACACGATTTTTGACCAGTCCAGAACTCACCCGAACGGGTGGAACGGTTCACCACTTCAACAAGCTGTATCTGGTCTTACCAGGGTTCCGGACGATGGATTCCAGGGTGCTCCGAATCGAAGATTTGTTACGTATG GCTTCGAATATTGGGCGGACCCGAGCAATCGCGACAACGGATTCATAACTTGGCAGGTGGATGGGAAACAATCCGTGAAGATGGTACCCAAGGCCGTTGGCCCTGATACAGGCAATGGTGGAAGCGGCGTCGGGCAACGATTAGTTCCTGAGGAGCCGATGTCAATTGTGCTTAACCTCGGGATAAGCA ATAACTGGGCACCACCTCAATTTGAGACTCTCACGTTCCCAGCAGAGATGTTGTTCGACTATGTCCGGGTTTATcagagagaagggaagacCAACGTCGGCTGTAGTCCTAAAGACTTCCCAACTGCGGATTATATCAACCGACATATGGATCAGTATACCA ATATCAACAAAACGGTCTGGGAATACGAAAAACCGCGAAATCGATTG